A single genomic interval of Chryseobacterium paludis harbors:
- a CDS encoding GIY-YIG nuclease family protein → MCYFYILFSKSLDKYYIGHSCESLQERLRKHLSNHKGFTAKTKDWTIIYFEPFNTKSEAYKREREVKAWKSKYKIQNLIKPSDKIQHPDF, encoded by the coding sequence ATGTGTTATTTCTACATACTTTTTTCTAAATCTTTAGACAAATATTATATTGGTCATTCTTGTGAAAGTCTACAAGAAAGGTTAAGAAAACATCTTTCAAACCATAAAGGTTTTACAGCAAAAACCAAAGACTGGACTATTATTTATTTTGAACCTTTCAATACCAAATCCGAAGCATACAAAAGAGAAAGAGAAGTAAAAGCTTGGAAAAGTAAGTATAAAATACAAAACCTTATTAAACCATCAGATAAGATACAGCATCCCGATTTTTAA
- a CDS encoding cyclase family protein: MDKRVKFDFEIYFTNGGNIKGEDFRLDIAGVDITDKELADYIVKDLRLLMVGKTNIINKQIFNEPHKRKPVNPAKSLDLLIDLSHIIEDGLITYKDLPAPIICDYLSREDSKQYYEEGTEFQIGKIEMVTNTGTYIDCPFHRFENGKDLSGMKLEKFAELDAVVIRIPFSETLEITEDHLKNYEIRNKAVLIHTGWDIYWRTDTYFEKHPYLTQKAAEYLRDCDVKLVGIDSVNIDNTSGKARPVHTTLLSAEIIIVEHLCNLHLLPQEGFTFSAVPPKFKGMGTFPVRAFASILKNPD, from the coding sequence ATGGATAAACGAGTGAAATTTGATTTTGAAATTTATTTTACCAACGGAGGAAACATAAAAGGGGAAGACTTCAGGCTTGATATTGCAGGAGTTGATATTACAGACAAAGAACTTGCAGATTATATTGTTAAAGATTTAAGACTTCTAATGGTCGGAAAAACAAATATTATCAATAAGCAAATCTTTAATGAACCACATAAACGAAAACCCGTTAACCCCGCAAAATCATTGGATCTACTCATTGACCTAAGCCATATCATAGAGGACGGACTTATCACCTACAAGGACTTACCAGCACCTATTATCTGTGATTATTTAAGCAGGGAAGACTCTAAGCAGTATTACGAAGAGGGAACAGAGTTTCAAATTGGCAAAATTGAAATGGTGACCAATACCGGAACCTACATCGACTGTCCTTTCCATAGATTTGAGAATGGAAAAGATCTGTCAGGAATGAAATTAGAAAAATTCGCTGAACTGGATGCTGTAGTCATCAGGATTCCATTTTCCGAAACCTTAGAAATTACTGAAGATCATTTAAAAAATTATGAAATCAGAAACAAGGCAGTTTTAATACACACGGGTTGGGACATTTACTGGAGAACTGATACCTATTTTGAAAAACATCCTTATTTAACCCAAAAGGCAGCTGAATATCTGAGAGACTGTGATGTCAAATTAGTTGGTATTGATTCCGTTAATATCGACAATACATCAGGTAAAGCCAGGCCTGTTCACACCACCCTTCTCAGCGCCGAAATTATAATCGTGGAGCATTTATGCAATTTGCATTTACTTCCTCAAGAAGGTTTTACTTTCAGTGCTGTTCCTCCAAAGTTCAAGGGGATGGGTACATTTCCAGTCAGAGCATTTGCTTCAATACTGAAAAACCCAGACTAA
- a CDS encoding Crp/Fnr family transcriptional regulator has translation MTEYNVAQFVDILQSLFPLSDSEKQTLISGIKALNLKSGDSIIKENTTANDLFFLQKGLVRSFYFKDYKEINTEFFFENNFLTALTSFLTGEKTKLNFHCIEDCEIIVIPKNLIDQLLSEDNKWYRLTHTILENEFIKKCRRESSFLLHDSAERYFYFLSLFPKSETRIPLFHIASYLGISPETLSRIRSRKVDSIDISQVDNI, from the coding sequence GTGACCGAATATAATGTAGCCCAATTTGTTGATATTTTACAATCACTATTTCCTTTATCAGATAGTGAAAAACAAACATTAATATCCGGCATTAAAGCTTTAAATCTGAAAAGTGGAGATTCTATCATAAAAGAAAATACAACAGCAAATGATTTGTTTTTCCTTCAGAAAGGATTGGTAAGAAGCTTTTACTTTAAAGATTACAAAGAAATAAACACCGAGTTTTTCTTTGAAAATAATTTTCTCACAGCATTGACAAGCTTTCTGACTGGCGAAAAAACAAAACTGAATTTTCATTGCATTGAAGATTGCGAAATCATTGTAATACCAAAAAATTTAATCGATCAACTTTTAAGTGAGGATAACAAATGGTATAGATTAACCCATACAATATTAGAAAACGAATTTATTAAAAAGTGCAGAAGGGAAAGTTCATTTTTACTTCACGACTCCGCTGAGCGTTACTTTTACTTTCTATCCCTCTTTCCAAAATCAGAAACAAGAATCCCTCTTTTTCACATCGCCTCCTATCTTGGAATAAGTCCGGAGACATTAAGCAGGATCAGAAGTAGAAAAGTAGACTCAATTGATATAAGTCAAGTAGATAACATTTAA
- a CDS encoding fatty acid desaturase family protein, translating into MSQKVKFSSASGSLFYATLRSRVDQFFSQHQLSQHANVHMWGKTAFFLAGFTGVYLLIILAPLPIWMFLPLAAVLGMFSAFVGFNVCHDAIHGALSGNKKVNKLFGIIFNLIGANPYVWSITHNVVHHTYTNIPGHDEDIEVAPGLIRIAEEDEVNRIQRYQHWYAFPLYSLASLSWVFRKDFVKFFQKKIGAHQSKHPKLEYFNLFFYKALYYFLFIVLPLLVMDISWWQFLIGFLFLHIAEGLTMGLVFQLAHVVEGTNFPVPNEAGQMEEAWAEHQMRTTANFATHNKLAAFFLGGLNRQIEHHLFPKVCHIHYGEISVIVKKTAMEFNLPYNENKSFLSALRSHFITLKKFGKEASTN; encoded by the coding sequence ATGTCACAAAAAGTAAAATTCTCATCAGCTTCTGGCTCTCTTTTTTATGCAACCCTAAGGAGTAGAGTAGATCAATTTTTTAGTCAGCATCAATTAAGTCAACATGCTAATGTCCACATGTGGGGTAAAACTGCGTTTTTCCTTGCTGGGTTCACAGGAGTTTACCTTTTAATCATTTTGGCTCCATTACCTATCTGGATGTTCTTACCACTTGCTGCAGTTCTGGGTATGTTTAGTGCCTTTGTAGGCTTCAATGTGTGTCACGACGCTATACATGGTGCCCTCTCTGGTAATAAAAAAGTGAATAAACTATTTGGGATTATTTTTAACCTGATCGGCGCCAATCCATATGTTTGGAGTATCACCCACAATGTGGTTCATCACACCTATACAAATATACCTGGCCACGACGAGGATATTGAGGTAGCACCAGGATTGATCCGGATTGCTGAAGAAGATGAAGTGAATCGCATTCAGCGATACCAGCATTGGTACGCCTTTCCGCTTTACAGTCTGGCCTCCCTGTCATGGGTATTCCGTAAGGATTTTGTGAAGTTTTTCCAGAAAAAAATTGGTGCACATCAAAGCAAGCATCCGAAGCTGGAGTATTTCAATTTATTTTTCTATAAAGCGCTTTATTACTTCCTTTTTATTGTATTGCCCCTATTGGTGATGGATATAAGCTGGTGGCAGTTTCTGATTGGCTTTTTGTTTCTGCATATTGCCGAAGGCTTAACGATGGGACTGGTGTTTCAGCTGGCTCATGTTGTTGAAGGCACTAATTTCCCTGTGCCTAACGAAGCTGGGCAGATGGAAGAAGCATGGGCAGAGCATCAGATGCGTACAACTGCGAATTTTGCAACACACAATAAGCTCGCAGCATTTTTCCTTGGTGGACTGAACAGGCAGATCGAACATCACCTGTTTCCTAAAGTATGCCACATACACTATGGAGAGATCTCCGTCATTGTAAAAAAGACAGCGATGGAGTTCAATTTGCCTTACAATGAAAATAAGAGCTTTTTATCCGCGCTGCGTTCGCATTTTATAACGCTGAAAAAATTTGGTAAAGAGGCGAGTACCAATTAG
- a CDS encoding DUF6985 domain-containing protein, with amino-acid sequence MTTHPYWGSVDQDWAGFSSHISFSHPFFTEQNITIFLGEEFDDDGEEIEEPPTENQLDAFANTYQDFLANIETNLSSIQNKAFDYYQKHYAHYFENPEKSGEAALGIDTVEKHNEYIKELMYLRVLENHTIKISIRYQVDTEHGIEFKLVGGQIEKVGGIAET; translated from the coding sequence ATGACAACACATCCATATTGGGGCTCCGTAGATCAAGATTGGGCAGGTTTTTCATCTCATATCTCATTCTCTCATCCGTTTTTCACAGAACAGAATATTACTATATTTCTTGGAGAAGAGTTTGATGATGATGGAGAAGAAATTGAAGAACCACCCACTGAAAATCAGCTGGATGCTTTTGCAAATACGTATCAGGATTTCTTGGCAAATATTGAAACTAATCTAAGTAGCATTCAGAATAAAGCCTTTGACTATTATCAAAAACATTATGCTCATTATTTTGAAAACCCAGAAAAATCCGGCGAAGCAGCATTGGGTATTGACACTGTAGAAAAACACAATGAGTATATTAAAGAACTAATGTATTTAAGGGTTTTAGAAAACCACACTATTAAAATCAGTATTCGTTATCAGGTGGATACCGAACATGGAATTGAATTTAAACTTGTTGGTGGGCAGATAGAAAAAGTTGGTGGAATTGCAGAGACATAA